Proteins from a genomic interval of Nocardia sp. BMG51109:
- a CDS encoding ZIP family metal transporter, with amino-acid sequence MAILLSLVSLLSTLLGGLVAVRIGERKRVVLGLAAGVMLGVVAFDLLPDALAESAYTVVGVPGALVAAVVGFFTVHIIEQATAIHVGHEGEFGSHTHDFQSVGVLAACGLIFHSMLDGLSIGVGFQTGAALGISVAIAVICHDFADGFNAFTIPTLYGNAHRRALVLLWLDALAPVVGAVIGTVVHIPADLAGLYLGYFAGFLLYLATGDILPEAHAGRPSRLVLLCTIAGALLMFAVAALNY; translated from the coding sequence GTGGCGATTCTGCTTTCGCTGGTCTCTCTGTTGTCGACACTGCTGGGCGGGCTGGTGGCGGTCCGCATCGGCGAACGCAAGCGTGTCGTGCTCGGCCTGGCCGCCGGCGTCATGCTCGGCGTGGTCGCCTTCGATCTGCTGCCCGACGCGCTCGCGGAATCGGCGTACACCGTCGTCGGGGTGCCCGGCGCGCTGGTCGCGGCCGTCGTCGGGTTCTTCACCGTTCACATCATCGAGCAGGCCACCGCCATCCACGTCGGCCACGAGGGCGAATTCGGCAGTCACACACACGATTTCCAGTCCGTCGGCGTCCTCGCCGCGTGCGGGCTGATCTTCCACAGCATGCTCGACGGCCTGAGTATCGGCGTCGGCTTCCAAACCGGTGCGGCACTGGGGATCTCGGTGGCGATCGCGGTGATCTGCCACGACTTCGCCGACGGTTTCAACGCCTTCACCATCCCGACCCTGTACGGCAACGCGCACCGCCGCGCACTGGTGCTGCTGTGGCTCGATGCGCTCGCGCCCGTGGTCGGCGCGGTGATCGGCACGGTCGTTCACATACCGGCCGACCTGGCCGGGCTGTATCTGGGATATTTCGCGGGCTTCCTGCTGTACCTGGCGACCGGGGACATCCTGCCCGAGGCGCATGCCGGTCGGCCGTCGCGGCTGGTGCTGCTGTGCACGATCGCGGGAGCCCTGCTGATGTTCGCCGTCGCGGCCCTGAACTACTGA
- a CDS encoding S1C family serine protease, giving the protein MDDRRYDDRYRTTGDPPPDGAAGGAGSGPGRAWRAPAILLALVLVAVGFLGYRGELPRWAFGLGHPTATLLGPPLPPMDPGAVAAAVEPRLANVDVSIRPSGLSAAGSGIVLTADGQVLTSHHVVKGADSISVGDLGTGDRYTATVLGYDSEADIALLALARADGLPVARIGSSAGLRIGDEVMAIGNAGGTGSPTATPGTVTALGSSIMARDSADSSAKALTGMVEIAAPVTSGQSGGALVDRYGAVVGVIAAANGEPARAAGQASGYAVPIDRAMGVVRQIRSGMPTETVHVGPTATLGVITSDEKPAGARVRSAVYGMPAYAAGLTEGDLITGMDGRVISSVQSLKATLNLRKPNDTVHLELTGRDGARRTVAVVLAAGPPN; this is encoded by the coding sequence ATGGACGATCGGCGATACGACGACCGGTACCGGACGACCGGCGATCCGCCGCCCGACGGTGCCGCAGGCGGCGCCGGCAGCGGGCCGGGTCGTGCCTGGCGGGCGCCGGCGATTCTGCTCGCGCTGGTCCTGGTCGCGGTCGGCTTCCTCGGCTACCGCGGGGAGCTTCCGCGCTGGGCCTTCGGCCTCGGTCACCCGACCGCGACGCTGCTCGGGCCGCCGCTGCCGCCGATGGATCCGGGCGCGGTCGCCGCGGCCGTGGAACCCCGGCTGGCCAACGTCGACGTGTCCATCCGGCCGTCCGGGCTGAGCGCCGCCGGTTCGGGCATCGTGCTCACCGCCGACGGTCAGGTGCTCACCAGTCATCACGTGGTCAAGGGCGCGGATTCCATCAGCGTCGGCGATCTCGGCACCGGCGACCGGTACACCGCGACCGTGCTCGGCTACGACTCCGAGGCCGATATCGCGCTGCTGGCCCTGGCCCGGGCCGACGGGCTGCCGGTCGCCCGCATCGGCAGTTCCGCGGGATTGCGCATCGGCGACGAGGTGATGGCGATCGGCAATGCCGGCGGCACCGGCTCGCCGACCGCGACACCCGGAACGGTCACCGCCCTGGGTTCGTCGATCATGGCGCGGGATTCGGCCGACTCGTCGGCCAAGGCGCTGACCGGCATGGTCGAGATCGCCGCGCCGGTGACGTCCGGACAGTCCGGCGGCGCGCTCGTCGATCGCTACGGCGCGGTGGTCGGCGTGATCGCCGCCGCGAACGGCGAGCCGGCCCGGGCCGCGGGCCAGGCCAGCGGGTACGCGGTGCCGATCGACCGGGCGATGGGCGTGGTCCGGCAGATCCGTTCCGGCATGCCGACCGAGACCGTGCACGTCGGGCCCACCGCCACCCTGGGCGTGATCACCTCGGACGAGAAGCCCGCCGGGGCCCGGGTCCGATCGGCCGTCTACGGCATGCCGGCCTACGCCGCCGGACTGACCGAGGGCGATCTGATCACCGGAATGGACGGCCGGGTGATCAGCTCCGTCCAATCCCTGAAGGCCACGCTCAACCTGCGCAAACCCAACGACACCGTGCACCTCGAACTCACCGGGCGCGACGGCGCCAGGCGAACGGTGGCCGTGGTGCTGGCCGCGGGCCCGCCGAACTGA
- a CDS encoding vitamin K epoxide reductase family protein: MTTRSAWVLLIGGLAGWIASVTLTVERFKLFMDPDYRPSCSINPVLSCGSVMATDQASVFGFPNPLIGIVGFSVVVTLGVLTVAGVQFPRWIWGGLWLGLILGMAFIGWLIFQSLYRINALCPYCMVVWAATPILLAVVTNQLWESAQAPLRIIAEWRWTVVVVFYAVLLLLVFLQFQDYWMSLV, from the coding sequence ATGACGACACGTTCCGCCTGGGTTCTGCTGATCGGCGGGCTCGCGGGCTGGATCGCCTCGGTCACGCTGACCGTGGAGCGGTTCAAGCTGTTCATGGATCCCGACTACCGGCCCTCGTGCAGCATCAACCCGGTGCTGTCCTGCGGCTCGGTGATGGCGACCGATCAGGCCTCGGTGTTCGGATTCCCGAATCCGCTGATCGGCATCGTCGGTTTCTCGGTCGTGGTCACGCTGGGGGTGCTGACCGTCGCCGGTGTCCAGTTCCCTCGCTGGATCTGGGGCGGCCTGTGGCTGGGCCTGATCCTGGGCATGGCGTTCATCGGTTGGCTGATCTTCCAGAGCCTGTATCGGATCAACGCGCTGTGCCCGTACTGCATGGTCGTGTGGGCGGCCACGCCGATCCTGCTGGCCGTCGTGACCAATCAGCTGTGGGAGAGCGCGCAGGCGCCGCTGCGGATCATCGCGGAATGGCGCTGGACCGTCGTGGTGGTGTTCTACGCGGTGCTGCTGCTGCTGGTATTCCTGCAGTTCCAGGACTACTGGATGTCGCTGGTCTGA
- a CDS encoding thioredoxin domain-containing protein → MSKNPRGKSPLASVRGADRTRTILIQVGVGAVLVALIAAIGISIAVKQNKKNDPGPTPAVAAQPATPDAITGSITDNGAIRIGKPSAKTTVRVIADLQCPACQAFEQANGKVLEDEVQAGNAAVEYNVIAFLDKMSSGTRYSSRGANAAYCVAESDPAKFLPWLTSMYQQQPPENGTGLPDEQIVQIAQAAGYTDPAVAECITSDKYDKYVQKVSQDVLGEGIQSTPSVFVNGNQIKSSQQLMQPDGLRQVIESAGK, encoded by the coding sequence GTGAGCAAGAATCCGCGAGGGAAGAGCCCGCTGGCCTCGGTGCGGGGTGCCGATCGCACCCGCACCATCCTGATCCAGGTGGGTGTCGGGGCCGTGCTGGTCGCGCTCATCGCCGCTATCGGCATCAGCATCGCGGTGAAGCAGAACAAGAAGAACGACCCGGGCCCCACACCGGCGGTCGCCGCGCAGCCCGCCACGCCCGACGCGATCACCGGCTCGATCACCGACAACGGCGCCATCCGCATCGGGAAGCCGAGCGCCAAGACGACCGTCCGCGTGATCGCCGACCTGCAGTGCCCGGCCTGCCAGGCGTTCGAGCAGGCCAACGGCAAGGTGCTCGAGGACGAGGTGCAGGCCGGCAACGCCGCGGTGGAATACAACGTCATCGCCTTCCTGGACAAGATGTCGTCGGGCACCCGCTACTCCTCGCGCGGCGCGAACGCCGCCTACTGCGTGGCCGAGTCCGATCCGGCGAAGTTCCTGCCCTGGCTGACCAGCATGTACCAGCAGCAGCCGCCGGAGAACGGCACCGGCCTGCCCGACGAGCAGATCGTGCAGATCGCCCAGGCCGCCGGATACACCGATCCCGCCGTCGCCGAGTGCATCACCAGCGACAAGTACGACAAGTACGTGCAGAAGGTCAGCCAGGACGTGCTGGGCGAGGGCATCCAGTCCACGCCGTCGGTGTTCGTGAACGGCAACCAGATCAAGAGCTCACAGCAGCTCATGCAGCCGGACGGCCTGCGCCAGGTCATCGAGTCCGCCGGAAAGTAG
- a CDS encoding polyphosphate kinase 2 family protein, producing the protein MAKSPWSTPITEALRADGIELGGIGLGDIELGDIELGAFDTSATPGFRGDKKSGERLLAERGPVLSDLQEKLFANGRSGDPRNVLLVLQGMDTAGKGGIVRHVIGSVDPQGVDHAAFGVPTAEERRHHYLWRIRKRLPRGGQLGVFDRSHYEDVLVVRVHELVPPDVWGRRYDEINRFERKLTEAGTTLVKVAMFVSLDEQKKRLAERLNRPDKYWKFDPDDIAERGHWPAYREAYQDVLDRTSTEYAPWYAVPADRKWYSRLAVTELLIDALRRLELDWPAAQFDVEEQKRRLAAS; encoded by the coding sequence ATGGCCAAATCCCCCTGGTCCACACCGATCACCGAGGCATTGCGGGCCGACGGCATCGAACTCGGCGGCATCGGACTCGGCGACATCGAACTCGGCGACATCGAACTCGGCGCCTTCGACACCTCCGCGACCCCCGGTTTCCGGGGCGACAAGAAGTCCGGCGAACGGCTGCTGGCCGAGCGTGGCCCGGTGCTGTCGGATCTGCAGGAGAAACTGTTCGCCAACGGCCGCTCGGGCGATCCGCGCAACGTGCTGCTGGTGTTGCAGGGCATGGACACCGCCGGCAAGGGCGGCATCGTCCGGCACGTGATCGGCTCGGTGGATCCGCAGGGCGTCGACCACGCGGCCTTCGGCGTGCCGACCGCCGAGGAGCGGCGGCACCACTATCTGTGGCGGATCCGCAAGCGGCTGCCGCGCGGCGGGCAGCTCGGGGTGTTCGACCGGTCGCATTACGAGGACGTGCTGGTGGTCCGGGTGCACGAGCTGGTCCCGCCGGACGTGTGGGGCAGGCGCTACGACGAGATCAACCGGTTCGAGCGCAAGCTCACCGAGGCCGGCACCACGCTGGTGAAGGTGGCGATGTTCGTCTCGCTGGACGAACAGAAGAAGCGGCTCGCCGAACGGCTGAACCGCCCCGACAAGTACTGGAAGTTCGATCCGGACGATATCGCCGAGCGCGGCCACTGGCCCGCCTACCGCGAGGCGTATCAGGACGTCCTGGACCGGACCTCGACCGAATACGCCCCCTGGTACGCCGTGCCCGCCGACCGCAAGTGGTACTCCCGGCTGGCGGTCACCGAACTGCTGATCGATGCGCTGCGACGGCTCGAACTGGATTGGCCGGCAGCGCAGTTCGACGTCGAGGAGCAGAAACGCCGGCTCGCGGCCTCCTGA
- a CDS encoding ESX secretion-associated protein EspG, with translation MKWVLTPDEFTHVWATETGLDRRPYPVNMIPAATARTESEYAALGLRHRYARNTDPDLTAALMLCARADATTVTVTGERSDRRDRRAPTASRPGEPERILAFAAVVHQHAGILVARPDTVTVTVCHARALGAKLVDVIGSAPPGRQAPMREPQHEVLNPDEPPTAPANGRPGAARLRRKLREPVDARGFITITVAPDNPMSPPTRHRTWLDFSGDGRYLLTTAADLLLTPVSDDDFAGHLMKLAGIG, from the coding sequence GTGAAATGGGTACTCACCCCGGACGAGTTCACTCACGTCTGGGCCACCGAGACCGGGCTGGACCGCCGACCTTACCCCGTAAATATGATCCCCGCGGCCACCGCGCGCACCGAATCCGAATACGCCGCACTGGGTTTGCGGCACCGCTACGCCCGCAACACCGACCCGGACCTGACCGCCGCGCTGATGCTGTGCGCGCGTGCCGACGCCACCACCGTCACCGTGACCGGGGAGCGGAGCGACCGGCGCGACCGGCGGGCGCCCACCGCCTCGCGACCGGGCGAGCCGGAACGGATCCTGGCCTTCGCCGCGGTGGTGCACCAGCACGCCGGCATCCTGGTCGCGCGCCCCGACACCGTGACCGTCACGGTCTGTCACGCCCGCGCGCTGGGCGCCAAGCTGGTGGATGTGATCGGTTCGGCCCCGCCGGGCCGGCAGGCACCCATGCGCGAACCGCAGCACGAGGTGCTGAATCCGGACGAACCGCCGACCGCCCCCGCCAACGGCCGGCCCGGCGCCGCCCGGCTGCGCCGCAAGCTGCGCGAGCCGGTCGACGCGCGCGGCTTCATCACCATCACGGTCGCCCCCGACAATCCGATGTCGCCGCCCACCCGCCACCGCACCTGGCTCGACTTCAGCGGCGACGGGCGCTACCTGCTCACCACCGCTGCGGACCTGCTCCTGACGCCGGTGTCGGACGACGATTTCGCCGGCCACCTGATGAAATTGGCGGGCATCGGCTGA
- a CDS encoding class I SAM-dependent methyltransferase, translating into MNLARRTMNHPAFALAYERIWRPTSFLAATGRTMQADRRDAVRTLRLSGARTVLDVACGPGNFTHYLSRRLPGDGYAVGIDFSVPMLRRARADNRGPRAGYVRGDARRLPFPDGGFDAVCCFGALYLIPDPMLAAAKMIRVLAPGGRIAISTSHRSDGPLGRVSTAVGGAGGLRVFDAGTFPELFAEAGLVEIEQQVHGLMQYVSATRPG; encoded by the coding sequence GTGAACCTCGCGCGGCGCACGATGAACCACCCCGCCTTCGCCCTGGCGTACGAGCGCATCTGGCGGCCGACGAGCTTCCTCGCGGCGACCGGCCGCACCATGCAGGCCGACCGCCGCGACGCGGTGCGCACGCTGCGCCTGAGCGGCGCCCGCACGGTGCTCGACGTCGCTTGCGGCCCCGGTAATTTCACGCACTATCTGAGCCGGCGACTGCCCGGTGACGGCTACGCCGTCGGCATCGACTTCTCGGTGCCGATGCTGCGCCGGGCGCGGGCGGACAACCGCGGCCCGCGGGCCGGCTACGTGCGCGGCGACGCCCGCCGGCTGCCGTTCCCGGACGGCGGCTTCGACGCGGTGTGCTGCTTCGGCGCGCTGTACCTGATCCCCGACCCGATGCTGGCGGCCGCCAAGATGATCCGGGTCCTCGCCCCGGGCGGACGAATCGCGATCAGCACCAGCCACCGCTCCGACGGCCCGCTGGGCCGGGTCAGCACGGCGGTCGGCGGAGCCGGCGGGCTGCGGGTCTTCGATGCCGGCACCTTCCCGGAACTGTTCGCCGAGGCGGGCCTGGTGGAGATCGAGCAGCAGGTGCACGGGCTCATGCAGTACGTGAGCGCCACCCGCCCCGGCTGA
- a CDS encoding DUF4873 domain-containing protein, translated as MELVPEPAEYEGPATVTLGEDSFSVRVRLRGHRQPIDGVYRWYGRIDPHPALNRAAGNRKKRVRLHTPEGVAEAQLGDRDFWGRLRVTGHSTPPFRVATAAATEERTAG; from the coding sequence ATGGAACTGGTCCCCGAGCCGGCCGAATACGAGGGTCCGGCCACCGTCACGCTGGGCGAGGACAGCTTCTCGGTGCGGGTGCGGTTGCGCGGGCACCGTCAGCCGATCGACGGCGTCTACCGCTGGTACGGTCGCATCGACCCGCATCCGGCGCTGAACCGCGCCGCGGGCAACCGCAAGAAGCGCGTGCGCCTGCACACCCCCGAGGGAGTGGCCGAGGCACAGCTCGGCGACCGTGATTTCTGGGGCCGCCTGCGCGTGACGGGCCACAGCACGCCGCCGTTCCGGGTCGCGACGGCGGCCGCGACCGAGGAGAGGACGGCCGGGTGA
- a CDS encoding diiron oxygenase, with protein sequence MPHGLDNTDGRERVADRLLRSSAEHFYDADVDIDWAAPWEEGKHWLPEHRLSLYGTELWRRLTPEQRVELGKHELVSLLSFGILAEGLLSKYLLRIVAREPATRHAMYALTEIGEESRHSTMFARLIDKTGVAPYRPNRLNRIQLKLAEFFPLGPVVYAGTLLIEEILDRGQRETMADSTIQPHVRQLMRIHVLEEARHIGFARDELARGMAERGAARRLPHQLLLAYFGLVVYPMLINPKVYESVGIEPWRGFLAAFTGPQYRATMRFLSEPMLRYFAEVGLLDGKVVHALWQLARSLPDDL encoded by the coding sequence ATGCCGCACGGACTCGACAACACCGACGGCCGCGAGCGCGTCGCCGACCGGCTGCTGCGCTCTTCGGCCGAACACTTCTACGACGCCGATGTCGATATCGACTGGGCCGCTCCGTGGGAAGAGGGCAAACACTGGCTGCCCGAACATCGCCTCTCGCTGTACGGCACCGAGCTGTGGCGGCGGCTGACCCCCGAGCAGCGGGTGGAACTGGGCAAGCACGAGCTGGTCAGCCTGCTGTCGTTCGGCATCCTGGCCGAGGGGCTGCTCAGCAAGTATCTGTTGCGCATCGTGGCGCGGGAGCCGGCCACCAGGCATGCGATGTACGCGCTCACCGAGATCGGCGAGGAATCCCGGCATTCGACGATGTTCGCCCGGCTCATCGACAAGACCGGGGTGGCGCCGTACCGGCCGAACCGGCTCAACCGCATCCAGTTGAAGCTCGCCGAATTCTTCCCGCTCGGTCCCGTGGTCTACGCCGGCACCCTGCTGATCGAGGAGATCCTCGATCGCGGTCAGCGAGAGACCATGGCCGACAGCACGATTCAGCCGCACGTACGTCAGCTGATGCGCATCCACGTGCTGGAGGAGGCCCGGCACATCGGGTTCGCCCGCGACGAACTCGCCCGCGGCATGGCCGAGCGGGGCGCCGCGCGGCGGCTGCCGCATCAGCTGCTGCTCGCCTATTTCGGGCTGGTGGTCTACCCGATGCTGATCAATCCGAAGGTGTACGAATCGGTCGGTATTGAGCCCTGGCGCGGATTCCTGGCGGCGTTCACCGGTCCGCAGTACCGCGCGACGATGCGGTTCCTGTCCGAGCCGATGCTGCGCTATTTCGCCGAGGTCGGCCTGCTCGACGGCAAGGTGGTGCACGCGCTGTGGCAGCTCGCCCGATCGCTGCCCGACGATTTGTGA